A single genomic interval of uncultured Desulfobacter sp. harbors:
- a CDS encoding U32 family peptidase, with protein sequence MSCLELLAPAKNMEFGKAAVDHGADAVYIGPERFGARAAAGNSVADIEALCNYAHRYFARVYVAFNTLLFDNELEPARRLIQQLYHAGVDALIIQDMGLLEMDLPPIPLFASTQTDNRTPEKVRFLEQSGFSRVILARELSLSAIKQIRDATRVDLEAFVHGALCVCYSGQCYMSAAIGGRSANRGACGQPCRLAWNLEDKEGTVLCENRHLLSLKDMNRADFLGDLVRAGITSFKIEGRLKSLDYVKNITGFYRQKLDALIKTGSSYTKASSGRTTFFFTPDPCKTFNRGFTDYFLSGSSHSPSGAIDAFDTPKSVGEPIGQVKQIKNQALVLDRPHDLRAGDGVCFPKVTGRLKGFYVNRVDENQRVFPSGKTQIHKKDLPKGTMVFRNHDLGFARLMAGMTAQRKISLDMTFCEHPQGFELSCVDEDNIQARALLDVPGEPARNPDTARAAIKKQLGKLGNTCFELNRLEILSKPVFLPAADLNRLRRDLVACLEKNRLKAYVRLTAGPRPTPVPFYQDNLDFRANAANRLSIQFYKKRGVKSIDPAFECASPGPGTPVMTTKHCIRRSLGWCHGKADKNRAGSTARPAVGPLFLTHGKHRFQVIFNCRECEMQIRTLIPGS encoded by the coding sequence ATGTCCTGCCTGGAACTTCTGGCACCGGCGAAAAATATGGAATTTGGCAAAGCCGCTGTTGATCACGGTGCCGATGCCGTGTATATCGGCCCTGAGCGGTTCGGCGCAAGGGCGGCCGCCGGTAACAGTGTGGCGGATATTGAGGCGCTGTGCAACTATGCCCACCGTTATTTCGCCCGGGTGTATGTGGCCTTTAACACCCTGCTTTTCGACAATGAACTTGAGCCGGCAAGGCGTTTGATCCAACAGCTTTACCATGCCGGGGTAGACGCCCTGATCATCCAGGATATGGGGCTTTTAGAGATGGATTTGCCTCCTATCCCCTTATTTGCCAGCACTCAGACCGATAACCGGACTCCGGAAAAGGTCAGATTCCTTGAACAGTCAGGATTCTCCCGTGTTATTCTTGCCCGGGAACTGTCTTTGTCCGCCATTAAGCAGATCCGGGACGCCACGCGTGTGGATCTTGAGGCCTTTGTCCACGGGGCATTGTGCGTGTGTTATTCCGGGCAATGTTACATGAGTGCGGCCATTGGCGGCAGAAGCGCCAACCGTGGCGCCTGCGGTCAGCCCTGCCGGCTTGCCTGGAACCTTGAGGATAAAGAGGGAACGGTGCTTTGTGAAAACAGGCATCTGCTCTCTTTAAAGGACATGAATCGCGCTGACTTCCTGGGGGATCTGGTCCGGGCCGGCATCACCTCGTTTAAGATTGAAGGACGGCTTAAAAGTTTGGATTATGTGAAAAATATCACGGGATTTTATCGCCAAAAGCTTGATGCCCTGATAAAGACCGGTTCCTCCTACACCAAAGCATCCTCGGGTCGGACCACGTTTTTTTTCACACCCGATCCCTGCAAAACCTTTAACCGGGGATTTACCGATTATTTTCTTTCCGGTTCATCCCATTCCCCATCCGGCGCAATTGACGCCTTTGATACGCCAAAATCTGTGGGCGAACCCATAGGCCAGGTGAAACAAATTAAAAACCAGGCCCTGGTACTGGATCGGCCCCATGATCTGCGGGCCGGGGACGGAGTTTGTTTTCCCAAAGTAACGGGCCGGCTCAAAGGGTTTTATGTGAACCGGGTGGATGAAAACCAACGTGTGTTTCCGTCCGGAAAAACACAGATTCACAAAAAGGATTTGCCAAAGGGAACCATGGTATTCAGAAATCATGACCTTGGGTTTGCACGCCTTATGGCAGGCATGACCGCCCAAAGAAAAATATCCCTGGATATGACGTTTTGTGAGCACCCCCAAGGGTTTGAGTTGTCCTGTGTGGATGAGGACAATATCCAGGCCCGGGCCCTGCTTGATGTCCCGGGGGAGCCTGCCCGCAACCCGGACACGGCCAGGGCAGCCATTAAAAAGCAGTTGGGCAAGCTGGGTAATACCTGTTTTGAACTGAACCGCCTTGAAATCCTTTCAAAACCGGTGTTCCTGCCTGCCGCGGACCTGAACCGTTTACGCCGAGATCTGGTGGCGTGCCTGGAAAAGAACCGGTTAAAGGCCTATGTGCGGCTGACTGCCGGGCCCAGGCCGACGCCGGTTCCGTTTTATCAGGATAACCTTGATTTCCGGGCCAATGCAGCCAATCGTCTATCCATTCAATTTTATAAAAAAAGAGGCGTAAAATCCATTGATCCGGCTTTTGAATGTGCTTCGCCGGGACCGGGTACGCCGGTCATGACCACAAAACACTGTATTCGCCGCAGCCTTGGGTGGTGCCACGGAAAGGCAGATAAAAACAGGGCCGGTTCCACGGCCCGGCCTGCTGTGGGACCGTTGTTCCTGACCCATGGTAAACACCGGTTTCAAGTGATTTTTAACTGCCGGGAATGTGAGATGCAGATCCGGACCCTCATTCCCGGCAGTTAA
- the thiD gene encoding bifunctional hydroxymethylpyrimidine kinase/phosphomethylpyrimidine kinase — MKTYYRALTIAGSDSGGGAGVQADLKTFSALGVFGMSAITALTAQNTHSVTGIFPVPPAFIGEQIDAVMSDIGTNAVKIGMLHSPEVIEVVAEKLKQWQCPNVVLDPVMISKSGDNLLQDDAVDALKKHLLPLATVMTPNLPEASVLLGKTIDTPDKMEGAAAALADLGSANVLVKGGHLTSGPGIDLLYEAASGQTTRYTADRVDTKNSHGTGCTLSSAIAAGLARGLDLKTAVAEAKTYITEALKAGADIQTGSGHGPVHHFYALWKKV; from the coding sequence ATGAAAACATATTATCGCGCATTAACCATCGCAGGTTCCGACAGCGGCGGCGGGGCCGGTGTCCAGGCAGACTTGAAGACCTTCAGTGCTTTAGGGGTATTCGGCATGTCCGCCATCACGGCACTCACGGCCCAGAACACCCACAGCGTCACAGGTATCTTTCCTGTTCCCCCGGCATTCATCGGGGAACAGATTGATGCCGTGATGTCGGATATCGGCACCAATGCCGTGAAAATCGGCATGTTGCACTCCCCTGAAGTCATCGAAGTGGTGGCCGAAAAACTCAAACAATGGCAATGCCCCAATGTAGTGCTGGACCCGGTAATGATCTCCAAATCCGGCGACAATCTGCTGCAGGATGATGCCGTGGACGCACTGAAAAAACACCTGCTGCCCCTGGCCACGGTGATGACCCCCAATTTACCCGAAGCCTCGGTGCTTTTGGGCAAGACCATCGACACACCGGATAAAATGGAAGGCGCTGCCGCGGCCCTGGCAGATCTTGGCTCAGCCAATGTCTTGGTCAAGGGCGGGCACCTGACTTCGGGACCGGGCATTGATCTGCTTTATGAAGCCGCCTCCGGGCAGACAACCCGCTATACGGCAGACCGTGTGGACACAAAAAACAGCCACGGAACTGGATGCACCCTGTCATCGGCCATTGCCGCAGGCCTTGCCCGGGGACTTGATCTGAAGACAGCCGTTGCCGAGGCCAAAACCTATATCACCGAGGCATTAAAGGCCGGTGCAGATATCCAAACCGGCTCGGGGCATGGACCTGTCCACCATTTTTATGCGTTGTGGAAGAAGGTGTGA
- a CDS encoding ABC transporter substrate-binding protein gives MKRHVVLTLMIFTMLCSTAWAQKLTLMLDWFPNVDHLPVYLAQKSGYFADQGLDVEIIVPSETSDALKLAAAGKVDLAVSYQPQAIMAADAGLKVKAVAPLVVKPLTTLMFLDESIKKPADLSGKKIGYTVPGLMDMLLKGFADINGITDYTPVNVGFTILPALASKQVAAVMGPFKTYETVTMQQQGFTPRFFELEKYGIPEYEELIFAAGEATLEAKKAAIHGFVVAVHKALADIQKNPDKALSLYFDALPDVDKETEKKAFALTAEYFAAPGQVSDPEKWQAFIDFALKYGLIKNTVNPQALICNWNNNN, from the coding sequence ATGAAACGACATGTTGTTCTGACATTGATGATTTTTACGATGCTTTGCAGCACCGCCTGGGCACAAAAACTGACACTTATGCTGGACTGGTTTCCCAACGTAGACCACCTGCCTGTCTATCTTGCCCAAAAATCCGGATATTTTGCGGACCAGGGGTTGGACGTTGAGATTATCGTCCCGTCGGAGACATCGGATGCGCTGAAGCTTGCCGCAGCAGGCAAGGTGGATCTGGCCGTGTCCTACCAGCCCCAGGCCATTATGGCGGCAGATGCAGGGCTCAAGGTTAAAGCCGTGGCCCCCCTTGTGGTCAAGCCCCTGACCACCCTGATGTTTTTGGACGAGTCGATCAAAAAACCTGCAGATCTGTCCGGTAAAAAAATCGGTTACACCGTGCCCGGACTGATGGACATGCTGCTCAAAGGCTTTGCCGACATCAACGGGATCACGGACTACACCCCGGTGAATGTGGGATTTACTATCCTGCCCGCCCTGGCCTCAAAACAGGTCGCCGCCGTTATGGGCCCCTTTAAAACCTACGAAACCGTGACCATGCAGCAGCAGGGGTTTACCCCCCGGTTTTTTGAACTGGAAAAATACGGCATCCCGGAATACGAAGAGCTGATTTTCGCGGCAGGTGAAGCCACCCTGGAAGCGAAAAAAGCTGCGATCCATGGATTTGTTGTGGCTGTTCACAAGGCTCTGGCCGACATTCAAAAGAATCCTGATAAAGCGCTGTCTCTTTACTTTGACGCCCTGCCCGACGTGGATAAAGAAACAGAAAAAAAAGCGTTTGCCTTGACAGCAGAATATTTTGCAGCCCCGGGCCAGGTCAGTGACCCTGAAAAATGGCAGGCATTCATAGATTTTGCCCTGAAATACGGACTGATTAAAAATACAGTCAATCCACAGGCGCTTATTTGCAACTGGAACAACAACAATTAA
- a CDS encoding ABC transporter permease, producing the protein MRWSDTLFPASLTLAILILWEVLVRAMNIPAFILPPPSAIGLCAVTKAPLIWPHALATALEIVLGIVLALMTSIPLAIFMFARPGIEKGLSPFLVASQAVPVFALAPLLVIWLGYGIWSKVFMAWVIIFFPITVSLLSGLKSCDPDFRRLFTLMGAGFWMKLRLLYWPWALPQFFSGLKVGVTVATIGAVIGEWVGAQKGLGYLMIQSNARLNTDLVFACILWLSAMGLGLWALVGFAEKRMVTWKNNEL; encoded by the coding sequence ATGAGATGGTCAGACACGCTTTTCCCGGCATCCCTGACCCTGGCCATACTGATTTTATGGGAGGTCCTTGTGCGGGCCATGAACATTCCGGCATTTATTCTGCCCCCGCCATCGGCCATCGGCCTTTGTGCGGTGACAAAAGCACCCCTGATCTGGCCCCATGCCTTGGCCACGGCCCTGGAAATCGTGTTGGGCATTGTCCTTGCCCTAATGACATCCATTCCATTGGCCATATTCATGTTTGCCCGGCCCGGCATTGAAAAAGGCCTGTCCCCGTTTCTGGTGGCATCCCAGGCCGTGCCGGTATTTGCCCTGGCCCCGCTGCTTGTGATCTGGCTGGGGTACGGCATCTGGTCCAAGGTCTTCATGGCCTGGGTCATCATTTTTTTCCCCATTACCGTGAGCCTGTTATCCGGTCTTAAAAGCTGCGACCCTGATTTTCGCAGGTTGTTTACCCTTATGGGTGCGGGTTTCTGGATGAAGCTGCGCCTGTTATACTGGCCCTGGGCGTTGCCCCAGTTTTTCTCCGGGCTCAAGGTGGGCGTTACCGTGGCCACCATCGGCGCGGTCATCGGCGAATGGGTGGGGGCCCAGAAAGGGCTTGGGTATCTGATGATCCAGTCCAATGCCCGGCTGAATACGGATCTGGTATTTGCCTGCATTCTCTGGCTTTCGGCCATGGGGCTTGGGCTGTGGGCCTTGGTCGGTTTTGCTGAAAAACGAATGGTGACATGGAAAAACAATGAATTGTGA
- a CDS encoding ABC transporter ATP-binding protein: MLEVTDLAKSFGLQTIFKNFDLTLPQGRFTVIVGPSGCGKSTLFDCLTGIVCPDQGRIVWQGNAVAHLGSLAAYMQQKDMLLPWLTLEENTLLPVQAKPRSLRNMNQAKETRARIFEKIGLTGFGTYYPYQVSGGMRQRCALARTLMFDRELVLLDEPLSALDAITRRELQSLLLMLQKEFGKTVLMITHDIEEALALADEIILLGPAPMAILERFQPRASKPRDFSLPEFMEIKARILSRLLIEKEKVQG, encoded by the coding sequence ATGCTTGAGGTTACAGACCTGGCCAAATCATTTGGTTTGCAAACCATTTTTAAAAATTTTGACCTGACCCTGCCCCAAGGGCGGTTTACGGTCATCGTGGGTCCGTCCGGATGCGGGAAGTCCACCCTTTTTGACTGCTTGACCGGCATAGTCTGTCCTGACCAGGGCCGGATTGTGTGGCAGGGCAATGCCGTTGCCCATCTTGGCAGCCTCGCCGCTTATATGCAGCAAAAGGACATGCTGCTGCCCTGGCTGACACTGGAAGAAAACACTCTTTTGCCGGTGCAGGCAAAGCCCCGGTCACTGAGAAATATGAACCAGGCCAAGGAGACACGTGCCCGAATCTTCGAGAAAATCGGGCTTACAGGATTCGGGACCTATTATCCCTACCAGGTGTCAGGCGGCATGCGCCAGCGATGCGCCCTGGCCCGCACCCTGATGTTTGACCGGGAGCTGGTCCTGCTGGACGAACCCCTGTCCGCCCTGGACGCCATTACCCGCCGGGAACTGCAAAGCCTGCTGCTCATGCTGCAAAAAGAGTTCGGCAAGACGGTTCTCATGATCACCCACGATATTGAAGAGGCCCTGGCCCTGGCCGATGAAATCATCCTTTTAGGTCCTGCCCCCATGGCCATCCTGGAACGATTCCAACCCAGAGCATCTAAACCAAGGGATTTCAGCCTGCCGGAATTCATGGAGATCAAGGCCCGGATTCTTTCCCGGTTGCTCATAGAAAAGGAAAAGGTCCAGGGATGA
- a CDS encoding cyclic nucleotide-binding and patatin-like phospholipase domain-containing protein: MITDLKDLHDFLSRVPLFSSVPADQIREIAGLFTTKFYYKGDVICRQDEPGDSMYVIRSGIVSVFKETDGQRLFVSELKRGNFFGEMSLLSGAHRNSTVEASLDVTVFCLTRENFDVLIKSNRSIGLYLSRFYAKRMSVETEGGRSQAMTPTFYAVSATGPALGVSHFLYSVSFHISDESYKRVVVIEPHLGADRIMEKYDLSRMDCPDPGLFRFLPPDSYKPADINWYEHVSGFHVLQLRTGFSDKLSEIMPVLMTGLKESYDVVFFNLTHCLNDMDRLFIRLCDRTLLLIHNTEEKLGEVRSRLSALDEICGTSAFLGRIRVGVSHLYGDTGVARQELKQRLGLSETPGIWVDRSTLAVNDRIDTDKCFPVRGPRAVAREIAGIRLGLALGAGGARGWAHIGVLKVLEDAGIHIDMISGTSMGAVVGGIYAATASVEKLKQSTIDLFLTRADTRRKIFDYTLPKKGLLKGEKAAQLVRTAVNNADFLDLMIPTYLVGVDILNEEEVIFETGDVTDAVRSSIAIPAVFSPFKHQGRWMVDGGLLNPVPVDVLLRKGADMVIAVSIESKPSQAKTQEKDPGIKQIISQTISIVHGKAASDFVKNANLVLYPDVGAYAWDDFHQGIALMRQGMEECVERLPDIQKMIAEKQGRPH; this comes from the coding sequence ATGATTACTGATTTAAAGGACCTTCATGACTTTCTTTCGCGGGTGCCGTTGTTTTCATCGGTGCCCGCGGATCAGATCCGGGAAATTGCCGGGTTGTTTACAACGAAATTTTATTATAAAGGCGATGTTATCTGCCGTCAGGACGAGCCTGGAGATTCCATGTATGTGATCCGGTCGGGTATTGTATCGGTGTTCAAGGAAACGGATGGACAACGGCTTTTTGTAAGCGAGTTGAAACGGGGAAATTTTTTTGGTGAAATGTCCCTGCTTTCCGGTGCGCATAGAAATTCAACGGTAGAGGCTTCGCTGGATGTGACTGTATTTTGCCTGACCCGTGAGAATTTTGACGTTTTGATCAAAAGCAATAGAAGCATTGGATTGTATCTGAGCCGTTTTTATGCCAAACGCATGAGTGTTGAGACAGAGGGTGGCAGGTCCCAGGCAATGACACCGACATTCTACGCTGTTTCCGCCACAGGGCCGGCGCTGGGGGTGTCTCATTTTTTATATTCCGTTTCCTTTCATATTTCTGATGAATCATATAAACGGGTGGTGGTAATTGAGCCTCATCTTGGCGCTGACAGAATAATGGAGAAATATGACTTATCTCGGATGGACTGCCCGGATCCGGGACTTTTCAGGTTCCTGCCCCCGGATAGCTATAAACCCGCAGATATCAACTGGTATGAACATGTGTCAGGCTTTCATGTTTTGCAACTGCGAACCGGCTTTTCTGACAAGCTGTCTGAGATTATGCCGGTTCTGATGACCGGCCTGAAAGAATCTTATGATGTGGTGTTTTTCAATCTGACCCATTGCCTTAATGATATGGACCGGCTGTTTATTCGGTTGTGTGACCGAACGCTTTTACTTATTCATAATACAGAGGAAAAACTTGGAGAGGTTCGCTCCCGGCTTTCAGCTCTTGATGAAATTTGTGGAACCAGCGCGTTTTTAGGAAGAATCCGGGTGGGGGTCAGCCATTTATACGGAGACACAGGGGTGGCCCGGCAGGAACTGAAACAACGTCTGGGGCTTTCTGAGACACCGGGTATCTGGGTGGACCGCTCCACGTTGGCGGTTAACGACCGGATAGATACTGATAAATGTTTTCCCGTACGAGGGCCGAGGGCTGTTGCCCGCGAAATTGCCGGTATCCGCTTGGGGCTTGCGCTGGGTGCCGGTGGTGCAAGGGGGTGGGCTCATATCGGCGTGCTTAAAGTGTTGGAGGACGCCGGCATCCATATTGATATGATTTCAGGAACCAGCATGGGCGCGGTTGTAGGCGGGATTTATGCGGCCACCGCCTCTGTTGAAAAATTAAAGCAGTCTACTATTGACTTGTTTTTAACCCGGGCTGACACTCGCAGAAAAATTTTTGACTATACCCTGCCCAAAAAAGGCTTACTCAAGGGTGAAAAGGCGGCTCAACTTGTACGAACAGCAGTCAATAATGCAGATTTTCTGGATTTGATGATCCCGACCTACCTGGTAGGCGTAGATATTTTGAACGAAGAGGAAGTGATTTTTGAAACCGGCGATGTTACGGATGCCGTTCGTTCCAGTATTGCAATTCCTGCCGTTTTTTCTCCCTTTAAACACCAGGGCCGGTGGATGGTGGACGGTGGACTTTTGAATCCTGTACCTGTGGATGTCCTGCTTCGAAAGGGGGCGGACATGGTCATTGCCGTAAGCATTGAGTCAAAGCCTTCTCAGGCTAAAACACAAGAGAAAGATCCCGGCATTAAACAGATTATTTCCCAGACCATCAGCATCGTCCACGGTAAGGCCGCCAGTGATTTTGTAAAAAACGCAAACCTTGTACTTTACCCGGATGTGGGCGCTTATGCCTGGGATGATTTCCACCAGGGTATTGCCTTGATGCGTCAAGGTATGGAAGAATGTGTTGAACGGTTGCCGGATATTCAAAAAATGATCGCTGAAAAACAGGGCCGGCCCCATTGA